From Rhodopseudomonas palustris:
CGGTCGACTATCTCGCCAAGGAAGAGAAGGTGCAGCGCTGGGTGCTGGCCGGCACCGACTACGTCTATCCGCGCACCACGAATAAGATTCTGGAAGCCTACTTGAAGTCGAAAGGCGTCAAGCAGGAAGACATCATGATCAACTACACGCCGTTCGGTCATTCGGACTGGCAGACCATCGTGGCCGACATCAAGAAGTTCGGCTCGGCCGGCAAGAAGACCGCCGTGGTTTCGACCATCAACGGCGACGCCAACGTGCCGTTCTACAAGGAGCTCGGCAACCAGGGCATCAAGGCCACCGACATTCCGGTGGTGGCGTTCTCGGTCGGCGAAGAAGAGCTCGCGGGCATCGACACCAAGCCGCTGCTCGGCCATCTCGCCGCCTGGAACTACTTCCAGTCGATCAAGGACCCGGAGAACGAGAAGTTCATCAAGGCCTGGCAGGCCTACACCAAGAACCCGAAGCGCGTGACCAACGACCCGATGGAAGCCACCGTGATCGGCTTCAACATGTGGGTGAAGGCGGTCGAGAAGGCCGGCACCGTCGACGCCGACAAGGTGATCGACACGCTGCCCGGCACCAAGGCGCCGAACCTCACCGGCGGCACCTCGGAAATGCTGCCGAACCACCACATCACCAAGCCGGTGTTCATCGGCGAGATCAAGGGCGACGGCCAGTTCGACGTGGTCTGGAAGACCCCCGGCCTGGTGCCCGGCGACGCCTGGTCGAAGGAGCTCGACGGCTCCAAGGACCTGATCGGCGACTGGGTGACGCTGAAATGCGGCAACTACAACACCGTGACCAAGAAGTGCGGCGGCCAAGGCACCTGAGAAGGCACTTGATCAGGCACCCGATCATCCGCTGACGTACTCACCAACAGAGAGGGCGGCGACGCCGGTTGCGCGCCGCCCTCTCACCTCTGACGCTCCCGATCCTGTCCGACGCTCCGCACCTTCATCCTTGCCGGGACATTTCAGTGCCGCTGATTCATTTGCTGCGCCCCTTGCTGTCGCGCCTGTTATTCGCCGCCGTCGCGCTCGTTGTTCTTCATGTCGCGCCCCAGCCGGCGCTGGCCGGTCCCTACGAGGATGCCGTCGCGCAGTTTGCCGCGGGCTCGTTCTCCGACACCGAGGAAGCGATCGGCAGACTGGTCGCCAGCGGCAATCCGCGCGCCGCCACCATCATCGTCGCGTTGCAGGACGGCCGGCTGTTCGCCGATCCCGACGCCAAGACCGTCTTCATCAAGGCCGAGGACGGCGCGATCAGCAATGCGGTGACCGGCGAGGCCGTCGCCGCGCTGCCGGACAAGGCCGAGGCGGTCCGCCTCAACAACAAGCTTCGCCGCGCCGTTTCCGGCGCGATGGCCGGGCTGACGTTGATGTCGCCGGACCTCGGCAAGCGCATTCAGGCGGCGCAGTCGGTGTTCAAGACCCATGACGAGACCATGCTGGCGACGGTCGAGACGGCGCTGAAGGCGGAGAAGAACGCCGCCGCCCGGCAGGCCTTCGCCGAGGCCCGCGCGTCGATCCTGCTGTTCAAGACCGATGCCTCCGACGTCGACAAGCTCGACGCCATCGCCACCCTCAAGGCGCGCGGCGATCAGGAGGCGATGGCGCTCCTGACCGGCGTGCCGGGCGAGCAGAGTGCCGCGGTGGCGAGCGGCATCGCATCCGCCAAGGCCGCGATCGAGCGCAATCTGGCGCTGTGGTCGATGGTGCAGAACGCCTGGTACGGGCTGTCGCTCGGCTCGGTGCTGCTGCTGGCGGCGATCGGCCTCGCCATCACCTTCGGGGTGATGGGCGTCATCAACATGGCGCATGGCGAGATGGTGATGCTCGGCGCCTACACCACCTTCGTGGTGCAGGAGACCATCCGCACCTCCTATCCGGCGCTGTTCGACTATTCGCTGCTGATCGCGGTGCCGCTGGCCTTCCTGGTTGCGGGGGCGATCGGCGTGCTGATCGAGCGCAGCGTGATCCGCTTCCTTTACGGCCGGCCGCTGGAGACGCTGCTCGCGACCTGGGGCCTGTCGCTGATCCTGCAGCAGGCGGTGCGCACCATCTTCGGCCCGACCAACCGCGAGGTCGGCAATCCGAGCTGGATGAGCGGCGCGTTCGAACTCGGCCAGATCACCATCACCTACAACCGGCTGTGGATCCTGTGCTTCACGCTCGCCGTGTTCGTGATCCTGCTGGCGATGCTGCGCTACACCGCGCTCGGCCTGGAGATGCGCGCGGTGACGCAGAACCGCCGGATGGCGGCGTCGATGGGCATCGCCACCTCGCGGGTCGACGCGCTGACCTTCGGCCTCGGCTCCGGCATCGCCGGCATCGCCGGCGTGGCGCTGTCGCAGATCGACAATGTGTCGCCCAATCTCGGCCAGAGCTACATCATCGACTCTTTCATGGTCGTGGTGTTCGGCGGCGTCGGCAATCTGTGGGGCACGCTGGTCGGCGCCTTCACGCTCGGCATCGCCAACAAATTCCTCGAGCCGGTCGCCGGCGCGGTGCTGGCCAAGATCGCGATCCTGGTGCTGATCATCCTGTTCATCCAGAAACGCCCCCGCGGCCTGTTCGCGCTGAAGGGCAGGGCGGTGGAGGCATGAGGATGGTTAGTTCTGTGCCGTCGCCCTTCCGCGAGTCGCAGCCTGACTCCCTCTCCCGCTGGCGGGAGAGGGCTGGGGTGAGGGCACTTGCCACGCGCTCACTGCCCGCGGCCGAGGATCACCCTCCCCTGGAGGGGGAGGGTCGCTCGCGCAGCGAGCGGGGTGGGGTGGCGAAGAGTTCATCCGCCGTGCCCGCGGCTCACCCCACCCCGGCGTGCACCGCGCTTCGCGCGCTACCCGCCGACCCTCCCCCTCCAGGGGAGGGTGAAGGCAGCTCCGTTGCAATGGCTTTCGAAACTCCCGATGCGATCGCTTTGCCCTTATGGGTGAGGGACGCGCGCGGCGTCGCGGTGAGGGGGAGGTGCCAATGACCCCGCACATCCTCACCCGCTCGCTCAATCGCAGCGCGACGATCTTCCTGCTGGTGCTCGCCGCGGTCGGCGTGCTGCTGCCGCTGTCGAACCTGCTGCTGCCGGAAGGCTCGGCGCTGCACGTGCCGACCTATCTGATCTCGCTGTTCGGCAAATACGTCTGCTACGCCATCCTCGCGCTCTCGATCGACCTGATCTGGGGCTATTGCGGCATTCTCTCGCTCGGCCACGGCGCGTTCTTCGCGCTCGGCGGCTACGCGATGGGGATGTATCTGATGCGCCAGATCGGCGACCGCGGCGTCTATGCCAATCCGGTGCTGCCGGATTTCATGGTGTTCCTGAACTACAAGGAACTGCCGTGGTACTGGTACGGCTTCGACATGTTCTGGTTCGCCGCGCTGATGGTGCTGGTGGTGCCGGGCCTGCTCGCGTTCTGCTTCGGCTGGCTAGCGTTCCGCTCGCGCGTCACCGGCGTGTATCTGTCGATCATCACGCAGGCGATGACCTACGCGCTGCTGCTCGCCTTCTTCCGCAACGATTTCGGCTTCGGCGGCAACAACGGGCTCACCGACTTCAAGGACATTCTCGGCTTCAACGTCCAGGCCGACGGCACCCGCGCCGCGCTGTTCGTGCTGAGTTGTCTCGCGCTCGGCATCGGCTTCCTGATCTGCCGCGCGGTGGTGACCTCGAAGCTCGGCAAGGTGCTGATCGCGATCCGCGACGCGGAATCGCGCACCCGGTTCCTCGGCTACCGCGTCGAATCCTACAAGCTGTTCGTGTTCACGCTGTCGGCCTGCATGGCCGGCGTCGCCGGCGCGCTGTATGTG
This genomic window contains:
- the urtA gene encoding urea ABC transporter substrate-binding protein → MRIGSKLHQATPISRRTWLAAAAGLAVGLSTFAPAKAADDTIKVGVLHSLSGTMAISETTLKDTVLFLIDEQNKKGGVLGKKLEAVVVDPASNWPLFAEKARELITKDKVSVVFGCWTSVSRKSVLPVFKELNSILFYPVQYEGEESERNVFYTGAAPNQQAIPAVDYLAKEEKVQRWVLAGTDYVYPRTTNKILEAYLKSKGVKQEDIMINYTPFGHSDWQTIVADIKKFGSAGKKTAVVSTINGDANVPFYKELGNQGIKATDIPVVAFSVGEEELAGIDTKPLLGHLAAWNYFQSIKDPENEKFIKAWQAYTKNPKRVTNDPMEATVIGFNMWVKAVEKAGTVDADKVIDTLPGTKAPNLTGGTSEMLPNHHITKPVFIGEIKGDGQFDVVWKTPGLVPGDAWSKELDGSKDLIGDWVTLKCGNYNTVTKKCGGQGT
- the urtB gene encoding urea ABC transporter permease subunit UrtB, which gives rise to MLSRLLFAAVALVVLHVAPQPALAGPYEDAVAQFAAGSFSDTEEAIGRLVASGNPRAATIIVALQDGRLFADPDAKTVFIKAEDGAISNAVTGEAVAALPDKAEAVRLNNKLRRAVSGAMAGLTLMSPDLGKRIQAAQSVFKTHDETMLATVETALKAEKNAAARQAFAEARASILLFKTDASDVDKLDAIATLKARGDQEAMALLTGVPGEQSAAVASGIASAKAAIERNLALWSMVQNAWYGLSLGSVLLLAAIGLAITFGVMGVINMAHGEMVMLGAYTTFVVQETIRTSYPALFDYSLLIAVPLAFLVAGAIGVLIERSVIRFLYGRPLETLLATWGLSLILQQAVRTIFGPTNREVGNPSWMSGAFELGQITITYNRLWILCFTLAVFVILLAMLRYTALGLEMRAVTQNRRMAASMGIATSRVDALTFGLGSGIAGIAGVALSQIDNVSPNLGQSYIIDSFMVVVFGGVGNLWGTLVGAFTLGIANKFLEPVAGAVLAKIAILVLIILFIQKRPRGLFALKGRAVEA
- the urtC gene encoding urea ABC transporter permease subunit UrtC, coding for MTPHILTRSLNRSATIFLLVLAAVGVLLPLSNLLLPEGSALHVPTYLISLFGKYVCYAILALSIDLIWGYCGILSLGHGAFFALGGYAMGMYLMRQIGDRGVYANPVLPDFMVFLNYKELPWYWYGFDMFWFAALMVLVVPGLLAFCFGWLAFRSRVTGVYLSIITQAMTYALLLAFFRNDFGFGGNNGLTDFKDILGFNVQADGTRAALFVLSCLALGIGFLICRAVVTSKLGKVLIAIRDAESRTRFLGYRVESYKLFVFTLSACMAGVAGALYVPQVGIINPGEFAPANSIEAVIWVAVGGRGTLVGAALGAIVVNYAKTVFTSGPLAPYWLFMLGALFVLVTLLLPKGIIGTFNAWWESRKEEGAERDKAQRDSATAAAAESAAREDGVIEPNLVKR